ATCCATCCTTTCGCCGCCCAGTCGATCGCAAAACTCAGCGGGATTTTGTAGTGCACGCGGTCGCGTATCAGGGTGCCGTTGTTTTTTTCCGTGAACTCATGCGTGTGGCGCCAGTATTGATAAGGACCTTTCATTTGCAGGTCGGAAAATTTCTCATCCGGTTTCCAGTAAACGATCTTGGATTGCCAGCGCATGGGAATGCCGTGAAAAGAAAATCGATAATTGATGCGTGTGCCTTCCTCAATCTCCCGAGTGGATTGATCGACGACTCTAAAGCGCATGTCTCCAGGCGTGATTTTCTCCAGATTTCGCGCGTCCCTGAAAAATTCAAAGACCTTGTGAATCGGTTGCGGCACCCATTGCTCGGTTTGAATCTCATGGAAGGATTGTTTGCAAATATCCTCCAGAGCGTCTTTCAGGTTTGCGAAATTGAAATTGAATCCGGTCTTTACGATCTTGTCCGCCGAGACGCGCTGGCTGGCGAGCAATAATCCAGAAAGCTCTCCGAGTAGCAAACGCAGGGCGAAAGCGGGAACGGGTAGAATCGTCGGACGCTTCAGCGTCTGCCCCAGCGTTTTGGTGAACTCCAGGTTTCGGACGGGATTGGGACTCACCGCGTTATAGATTCCATTCATGCCGGGTTGTTCGACGGCGTGGATCAGCAGATCGACCAGATCGTGAATATGTATCCAGCTCATCCATTGGCGCCCGTCGCCCAACCGGCCGGCAAGACCCAGACGGAACGCGGGTTCCATAGCGCCGAGGGCGCCGCCGTCATGGCCGAGGACCATGCCGAAACGCAGGGCGACGGTGCGAATGCCGGAGTCTTTGGTTTCGAAAATTTCATTTTCCCAGCGCTGGCAAACCCTGGAGAGGAAGCCCTCGCCTTCGCGGGCCGTTTCATCAAGCGATTCGTCGCCGCGATCTCCATAGAAACCAATGGCGGATGCGGAAACGAAAACCCGGGGTCTCTTGTTGCATTGCACCATGGCGTCGACCAGCCTGCGAACGGAACTGACCCTTGAGTTCATGATTTTTTGTTTGCGGGTGTCCGTCCATAGCCCGTTGGCGATGCCTTCGCCAGCCAGGTTGATGACGGCGTCGATCCCTTTCATGATACTGGGAGACAAGGCCTTGCCTTCGGGCTCCCATTCCCGTAGCTCGCATTCGACGGGAATATTGAAACGCGCCGCCTCCGGCTTTCGGGTCAAAACGACCATTTCGTGACCTTTATCGTTCAATCGCTTGACGAGTTCCTTGCCGATGAATCCTGTCGCTCCTGTCACCATGATTTTCATAAGGCTTCCCCTTTATTCAGGCAGTTTCCTGCTGTTCGACCAACCACTCGTAAAATCCCTTGAAGGTGTTGAAGCGCTTCATGCCTTTGGATGCAGGCGGCGCGCCTCTGCCGCCGAGCGCGATGGTTGTCTCGCTGTTCAGCCGACTTTTGATTTCTGCAAGTCGATCGACGGCTTTTCTGGCGTCCACGCAGTTCGAAATACTCAGACAGAGCAGTTGAGCGTCGCAGTCGTCCACGGTTTTGACGATGTCGTCCACCGGCGAATTGGGGCCGAGATAGACGATTCTATAATCCGCCAGGCCGGCGACGACGGCGCACATCAGCAGGCCAAGATTATGCGTCTCGTCCGGTAGCGTCGACAACACCGCGCAGGGTCCGTCTTTGCGGACGTTGAGCTGACGCCATTTGGAGCTGAGAAAATCGCTGAGATGCGAAGTCGCAAAATGCTCCTGGCCGACGCTCAATTCGCCGTTGACCCAGCCGTCGCCGATGCGTTCGACGAATGGGGCGGCGTAATCGAGTATGAAATGGAGAGGTCCTTCCTTGTTCCAGATTTTATAGAAACTGTGCGCCAGCGTTTCATCGTTGTAATGATGCACCGCGTCGATCCACTGTTCCACCACGAGTTCTCTGGATACCTGGCCAGTTTCTGGCTCTGCTTCTTCGGAGCCGGAGTGAAGGAATGTTTGAACTCCCAACAGCCCTTGCAACTCTTCCAGCGTGCCGGTCACCACTTTGCTGGCGCGGTATCCAGACTCCAGGGCCCTCGCAATGGCCCGTAGTCGGGGGACTTCTTCCTTGGGATACCTTCGGTGCCCGGAGGGAAGGCGCTCAGAATTCGGCGCTCCGTAACGTTTTTCCCAGACTCTCAGGGTGTGAACGCCTATTCCGGTCAATCGGGACAACTCGCCTATCGAAAGGTAATCTTCAAGTTTAATTGGATCGGTCATGGTCTTTTTTTGGTTGAGATTAATCAAATTAACAATGGATGCGAACGCGCGCGTCAGCGCTGTGGTTTTCTATCAGAGCGACATCGTTGAGATCAACGCTTCGGCCCAACTGCTTGGCAAAGGACAGAGCGGATATCAGATCGTAGCCCCGCTTGTCTTCGATCGTATCGCGAATGAGCGCATCCTTGCCCATGCGAATGCTCACTTTTGCGGCGCGTTCTCCCAGGTTGGCGATGACGGAATTCGATTCACAGGAAGTTCTCCAACCGGGTTCCAGAACGATCTGCTGGAAGGGGCTGATGTTGCGAGTCATGATCGGTTCTTCCGCATTGACTCCCGTAGCAAGACTCAGCGAGACCGTCATTCCAATAATTCCGGCGACGCTTGATTTTATAAGGTTCCTGTACATTATAGCGCTCCTTTCAACACCGGGCGGGGAAAGTGGATGCTTCGCTTTCCATCCAGTTTGTTTTTGAGAAGCCTCCCGAAGGGAGGGTTTTTGCATTGAGATCATTGACCGTGTTAGCGAGCATTTTATAAACGCCCCTGCTTTGAAAAGTCCCCGAAGGGAGGGTTGTTGCATTGAGATCATTGATAAGGTTTATGGACATTTGAAACTCCTCCGGTAAATAAACGGTTTCAGTGACTTACATCGACGAGTCGTTAGAAGTCGCCATGGCCACGCCGCCCATTTCTGCATGGTTCAAAACCTTGATGCCCGCCGTGGTCTTCTCGATCATGAACTGATGACCAGCGATCGTGGTCTGAAAGGTGTTTCCCGGTTTGATGTCGTATTCTTTCAACAAAGATTGCTCGAATTTGTTCAGACCGACATAGGCGTTCTGGTCATTCTGAACCATGCCGCGAACGATCTTGTTTTGCGTCGTCACGCCGAAAGTCCATTCGTAAGGCAGATTCGCATGGTCGTGACCGGTGTGCGATTTATGTTCCATCGAAGCCTTGGAGACCATGTTGATGCGTTTGATCGGCACCTGATCCGAATACGCCACCTGCTCCGCGCCGTTCACTTTAGAGATGCTCATGCCAGCGGAAGTTCTCTCTATCAGATAATTGTTTCCATCGATAAGGGTGTTGAACTTGTTGCCGACATTGATGTCGTAATGAGCCAGTTTTTTTTGCTCGAAATGAGACAAGCCGATCAGGTTATCGATGCTGGACGCGTTCAGCTTGCGTTCGATTTTTGCCTTGAAATCATCAGAGGCGGCCCATTTGTAGGAAACCGTTGAATGATCGTGGTCCGAATGAGCGAAAGCGGCGCTGGCGGTCAAAGAGATCGTGGTTGCGATTGCGAGGGCGTTGAGTACATTTTTTTTCGTTTTCATTGTGATTCTCCTGAGAAAGTTTTTGTGAGTGGTAAATCAAAATCATCAAGCTATATGCTAAATATAGACACTATGTTAGTTTTTGTCAAGGAAATATGATAAAAAATCTAATAAAATGTATAAATAAATTGTTGAGTGTTGAAATATAAGGGCTTATTATCTAATAAAAAATGCATATTTTGACTAGCTTGTGTCCATTCCGGCCCGCTGGATGGATTTTTCCTGTCCAAATCTATGAAAATTTCTAGA
This window of the Candidatus Nitrohelix vancouverensis genome carries:
- a CDS encoding TIGR01777 family protein, yielding MKIMVTGATGFIGKELVKRLNDKGHEMVVLTRKPEAARFNIPVECELREWEPEGKALSPSIMKGIDAVINLAGEGIANGLWTDTRKQKIMNSRVSSVRRLVDAMVQCNKRPRVFVSASAIGFYGDRGDESLDETAREGEGFLSRVCQRWENEIFETKDSGIRTVALRFGMVLGHDGGALGAMEPAFRLGLAGRLGDGRQWMSWIHIHDLVDLLIHAVEQPGMNGIYNAVSPNPVRNLEFTKTLGQTLKRPTILPVPAFALRLLLGELSGLLLASQRVSADKIVKTGFNFNFANLKDALEDICKQSFHEIQTEQWVPQPIHKVFEFFRDARNLEKITPGDMRFRVVDQSTREIEEGTRINYRFSFHGIPMRWQSKIVYWKPDEKFSDLQMKGPYQYWRHTHEFTEKNNGTLIRDRVHYKIPLSFAIDWAAKGWIRRNLETVFNYRRHTLARLLDG
- a CDS encoding MerR family transcriptional regulator yields the protein MTDPIKLEDYLSIGELSRLTGIGVHTLRVWEKRYGAPNSERLPSGHRRYPKEEVPRLRAIARALESGYRASKVVTGTLEELQGLLGVQTFLHSGSEEAEPETGQVSRELVVEQWIDAVHHYNDETLAHSFYKIWNKEGPLHFILDYAAPFVERIGDGWVNGELSVGQEHFATSHLSDFLSSKWRQLNVRKDGPCAVLSTLPDETHNLGLLMCAVVAGLADYRIVYLGPNSPVDDIVKTVDDCDAQLLCLSISNCVDARKAVDRLAEIKSRLNSETTIALGGRGAPPASKGMKRFNTFKGFYEWLVEQQETA